DNA from Athene noctua chromosome 24, bAthNoc1.hap1.1, whole genome shotgun sequence:
agagcaccCTCCTCCTGCGCCAGGCAGCTCGCTCTCATTAGCACTAACGGCAGCCTTTCCTTAGTGGGAAGCCTTTGACCAGAAGCGTATGGGACTGGGAATAGTTGAAGGTAAATCGTGTGAGGGTTTGGAGGGGTTTTTCTGACAATCTGAACCGTGTTTCTGACTCTCCCAAGGCCCTGATCTTTCCCCGTGGTGCAGGGATGAGGTGTTCTTGGCGGGACGGGGAGGCTCTCCCAGCCCACGCTCACACAGAGTTATGCTCTTTTCCGAGGCCAGGAGGCTCATTTGCCTGTTTGGCTTGCATCGCTTTCTTCTGGTAGCACCCACCTTTGTTGCAACTTGCATTAACTCCTCAGGACGGAGCTGGAAGGATCAGAGCGACACTTTTCCTGAGCAATAGCCGGCGCCTCCTCTCCGCTTGTGTGAGGCGTTTGCGTTCACAAAGCAGCAGCTAAAAAATACGGTCTTGAAGCCGGAACACGCCCAGACTGAGCCCTGGGTTTGGGGCAGCTCCTCGCAGGGTTTTCTCCCCGCCGGACGGTTCCGGAGCCCCCTCCGCGAGCGTTTGGAGAGCAGCCGGGCTCGGCGCTTTGCTCCGGGCCCGCCGAGGCTGCTGCTCCCAACTTGCTCCTCGGCTGACACCTGGTGGAAAACCCGCCCGGCCCGGCAGCAGCCGCCTTCCCTCAGCCCAGCACCGAGCCACTGCTGCTCTGTCGGGGGGGTTTAAGCTCAGCTCTAGGGGTACCCGAGAGCGggcagccctggctgccaggccagCGGTACAAGTGGTTTACTCCTTTCTCTCCCGTAAGGCAAACTACTCCTCGGTCGGCAGGGAGCTGCCGAGGTGTAATTCACTCATTTCTGCTTTCACAATCTGTACCCGGcagttttaaatcttttattttttttatctcttccaGGCCTTTGCAGGTTGAACCCTTTGCCTCACAAGGTAAAACTCCCCCCGTACACCCCATCCCCGGAGCGGGTGGGAGCCTCAGCAGACACAGACCCCCCCGGCCAGGCCTCGCGCTGGCGTTTCGCCGGGCAGACGCTCAGCAGCGAGTGGTGCTGCGCAGGTTTCCTGGGCATGACCTTGGGATGATGGTACCAGGGGTGGGTGTGAGCAGGGGGGCTGTCCTGCAGCACGGGAAAAGGGCCTTTGTGCATCCTCACAGCAGGAGGGGACAGCTCTGTGCCAAGTTACAGAGTTATCCTCACTGTTACCGGTGGATATTAAAGCTTTTCCTATTCCTGCCTTTTTCAGGCTTCTACATGGAGTGCCAAGTTACTTTACTAACACGTGCAGGCCTCTGACATAAAATAAGGTGACATCCTAAAGGGCTTACAGTGACAAAATTGGGGAGCGTTATTACGCAGGCAACCTCTCAGGGCCGCGGGGAGAAATAAATCCCAACGCTGCAGGAGTTTGAAAAACCAAGCAACAGAAAACTTCTTTAATAATAAACCAGCctgtttttaagaagaaatactGACAGGTCAAGCAGGCGCGTGTTGAAACATTCCGAGGCAGCGACAGTTCTGCACGTCAGGCTGCGGATAGCGCGAGTCCCGCCGAGCGCTGCTGGGTCACCCATTCCATAAAGTGTGGCCGTTTAAATGGTTTTTGTCCCCATCCGCCACCAAAGGGCGCGTGAGAAATGTTGACCAGGTCTTGTGCAGGGCTTGGTgtcccagcccagggtgctgccggCTCCTCAGGGCTCGGACAGACACTGCTCCAGCGCCGCCATCCCGCAGAGGTTGGCCCACTCCCGGCCGTGGTGCGCCAGGATCGCGGCCCGGCCCGACGCGCTGGCTCTGGCCAGCTCTACCAACACGCCCTGGAAAGCGGCGACCAGTTCAAAATCCAGCGAGGCTGGAGCGACGCGGGTCAGTAAGTGGGAGAGGTCTtgcagccagccctgcagcagggcctgcggcagccagggcagcagcggCACGCAGCCGGCCAGCGCCTGCATCCCCAGGAACCAGAGCTCGCCCACGTCCGCCCAGGCGCTGGCGTAGGCAGGTGACACGGCCACGGCCCAGCCACCGCCAGGCTCTGCTTGGGCGGCGTGAGCCTGCGATAGGAACTGGAGGGCGGCTCCGAAAAACTCCTTGGCAGATGGTGTGCCctgaagaactggaagaaaaaggaaatgattCGATCCAGAGCTCGCTCGGCCGAGGGAGGGACCCTTCGGCGggtctgcctgcagcagggcttcCAGCGAGAGCACAAAACCATCCTCCTGCCCTACAAATCCCTCAATCCCAGCCCCTCGGCCTGCTGAATTTTTTTGCATATTCCTTGCTCCTGCAGGTTTTTGGTTCTGGCGCTTTTCCCATGGCGGAAACCGAAGCAAATGTTTCCCTTGTATTTCCCAACCACCCTGACCCTGGTCTCTGCCCGCGTGCAGCAACACGTGGCTCTGCCAGCAGGAATCCTCTCACCTGCTGAACTCGCGAGGATCCTGACCATCATCAGGCCCAGAGTGGCTACGTTGGCTGTTAGAACCAGGTGATCCTTCTGGGGCAGGAGAAGCGGAAGAGACTTCAGCAGCACGTCCATCAAGGAGGAAAAGGTTTTGTCTCGCCTAGAGGGGAAAGTGAATGCTGAGACATTTCCTGAACAGAGCCAGAAGCACCCGAAAGCATCAAGGTTAAATGCAGCACcaaaaaaaagtaactgatgTTGAAAAAGAGACATCCCTTTTCCAGCACAGTGTCTCAAAAGATCCTGCAACCTCATTTCACAGTGCATGCTCTTTCCTCCCACTGACAATCTTAAAGCAAGCTCCTGCTGTCACCTGATGAGGTCCGGCGCAGTCACGACCAGGTTAAGGAAAATCCCACACGTGGTCTGTAGACTCATTTCAGCACTGGTCAGTGGAGCCAGAGACCCGGGCTTGGAGGTCAGCACCCCCCACTGATGCAGGAAGTACTCGCAGAGCAGTGCTGGTGCCCCTTCTGAGACGAGGATGTCCCGGGGCCTGTCCTCTGCTGTTAAATGGCAAAAGCCAGGTAGCAGAAAcctggaaagggaaagaaattgaGAACGTGAGGTAGAATGGGTCTAAGCCCTGTGTTTACATCCAACTGGAGGGGAAAGAGAGCCACAGAATTGGCACTGCAGGGAGAacggaaaacagaaaaagatttgAGCAGGTTTGTGGTAAAATGGATCGACTCTGGGCTTAAAATACGCACCTCAGAGCATCCGGGGGTAAGGCAGAGCCCTCGGTGCTGACCAGCTCTGGCTGGGGAAGGCTTGCAGTTGGGCTGCCCTCTTGGAAAAGCTTCTTGGCATAATGAACAAGGAAAGGCAAGAGCTCACAGATTTCCTGCTTGAGGGAGGATGTCTCTTCTGCCATCCAGGCTCCAAGGACTCGAACAGAAGCAAATATGAAAGGATCTTGTAACTCCTCCTCTTTAACCTGCACGAAGaagaaagcagacagaaaatgaCACGTTAGGCCTCTGTTCTATCGAGCTACTGCAGGCAGGAAAACCATAGTGGGCCAGGATGCTCATTTTGCTCTACACAGCTATGGCCATGAGCTGCTGAGCCTCCCAGAGAAACACCCCCAAAACATGCCGTTAGCTTGAAAGGCCTGCATGACCTGTCTCAGGTAGAATATTACAGCTCCAAATGCCTCCTCCATGATCCTCATCAGCTGCATTTTCTGCACCCCTTCTAGCAGCGGTTTCTCTTCTCTCAGGCACTCCTGGATCCCCATCTCAATAAGGACATAGCAGGCTGTTAccacttcttttttcccctccacctccAAGGGATCTGGCTCCTCCAGGGTCAGGCGGACCTCCACACAAGCCAAGTTCACCAGCAAGGCCAGGAACTTGCTTCCATCACTCCCTGCTGGGATCCACTCCGACCCGCAGGCCTGCACGAGGCAGGCAGCAAGCTTCAGGGCAGGGTCCCGCTGCGACTGGCTGAGTTTACTGGCCAAGACATTAGCCAGCCCTTTGTAAAGTCTATGGAGGCACTCGGAGCCCTGCGAGTCCTGCGAGAGAGGTGGCGACAGGGGAATGAAGTGAGGCAGAACCTCACACAGCTCAAATTTGGTTATGTCCTCGCTCTTGAGAAAATCATCGGAGAGCTTGCTCAGCACGGCCAGGAGGTGTGGAGCGTCTCTCTGCCAGCACTTCGCCTCTGCTATGGCCAACAGCCCCAAGAGCAGCGTCAAGGCACGGTCAGAGCCGTAACCGCAGTTCACGTAGGCCTGGCACAGGGCAGACACCGTCCCCTTGGTCACCAACTCCCTGGGGCCCCTGGCAGTGGCCAGGACTGCGCTCAGGCACTGATATACATCATCGATCATGGACGTGCTGTCCGGATCGCAGGGGGAAACCAGGACGTCATTGAAGGTTGGGATTTTGTTCAGGATCTGGGAGTGCCCAGCTAACTCGGGATCAGTGCAGAAACACGCCAAGAGAGTGAGGCCCAGGGCCCGGAAGGTGTGGTCGGGGCAGcccgccgggggctgccgggaggcgAGCAGGCGATTCGGAAACGTGAATCCAATTGCGTCAAAGATCTGGCGACGGGTCTTGGCGTCTACTTCCCCAGCTCGGACCGCTTTGGTCACCTGTAAGGCAAACCAGGGGTGAGCGCACGGCACAGCAGGAGCTTCTGCGAAATTTACAGGATGGAAGAGGCAAATAAAAAGCCCAAACAACTTGCATTAGTGCAGAGGAGTACCCGCTGAGTTGGGCGCTTGGTTTAGGTGCTAATCCAGAGCTTTACCAGAGCGTGGCAACGCAGACTAACCCTCAGCACAGCCAAGGCAAAGCCAGGCCCGCTCCGACTCGCTGAGGCGAACACCAAGGCGTTGAAGCACCTCGCCACCGCCAGGCACGGCTGCGAAGGCCGCTCGGGCGGCGGGTTCCGCCTCCCCCTGCCCGTTCCTGAGGCGATGGCGCCCAGGGCGCGGGCCCGCCGCGGTGCCTCACCAGGAGCAGGGCCGCGAACTGCTCGCTGTCGTTCCTCGCGTCCCTGAGCACGCCGAGGCACCTCCTCAGCGCCGCGTTCCCGTCTCCGGAGCCCGAGGCCATGGCCGGCTCCGTCGGTTTACACGGACAGGGCAGTAACACCGGCGCCGCCGAGGCCCCTCAGCCCCGTCCCCGTTCCGCGCCGCCTCTCAGCCAATCCGCTTGCCGCGGGCGCGCCGCCGGCCAATCGCCTGCCGCCTTGTTGGGCGGTCCCTGAAGCCGCCGCCTCCGCGCGGCCTGTGGGCAAATCACCTGTGGCTGCGCGGCCGCCGGGGCTCGCCGGcagcggggggcggccccgccccgccccgccgtgaCCGGGGCCGCCGGCTCCGCAGCCTCGGCCCTGAGCGGACGGTGCCCGCGGAGCTGGTCCCGGTTCCGGGGAGGCGGCGGTTCAGCTTCCGGGTGAGCGGTGAGCGggcgcccgccgctgccgccatgGCCGCGGGGCAGGAGGCCGCGCtgccccccggcccgccgcgctggaggcccggcccggccccgccgcccgcctgaGGCCGCCGAGGAGCCGCCGAACCCGCCTGGCCATGCGTCCCTGGTACgtgcccgctgcccgcccggcccggcccggccccggggcacTGACAGGCTGCGGGCGGCTCCGTGCCGCGGCCTCCGCCCTCGCCGTGTCCCGCCAGCCCGGCGGGTgcggcccggccccgagccgtCCCCGTCCCGCGGGGGCAGCCGCCGTGGGAGCGAGGGGCTGGCGGAACCGAACCCTccgggaaggcgggggggggtgtgtggaaagTTTCCTTAGAGACCTGTTGGCTGAACAGGGGTTTTACATCCCCCCCTCGGGAACTTTTCCTCCCGTGGCCCTTTCGGTGCTCACGCTCTTCGCTGCCGGGTGGTTTTTGGAGATTTCCCCGGAGTTTAACAAGCGATGAGTGTCCAGGCAGCGGCTGGTAGTCAGATCTGTGACCGTGTTCCCTTTTGATTCTTCAGAAACAGTCGGTTTAACTCCTTGTGCCTAATGGTGCTTCGTGACTCTTTGGCAATAGATAATGTTTATTACCTGtgaaataattaatgtttttagTCCCATCCCCTAGCGCTAATTTAGATTTCAGTAACGTATGAAGCTGAAAAAGGCGTTTCGTCCTTAGAAAAGCTGAGAAGAAGCATCAATACTTTTGTGATTTCTGCCCACCACAGCAAAACATGAGGCAAACCAGGTTTTTAGCTCCGTGTCCCTCAGCGTTGTTGTAttcttgtttctctttgtttctggctGGTACCAGCCAACACCAACACGCAAGTGGTGACATCGCCGGGCAGATGTGCTGGGTTTATCAGTGCCCGTGTTATGCTTGTATCCGTTTGCTGTGGCATGTTTGAAAAGTGAAATTTCCGAAATAACGCTTTCGGAATCCGGTAGACTGTGATATTAAGATGCTTTGCCACTGGAAGTGGTGGGGTCTGGAGGAGGAAATCGTGAGGGCGATGGGAAAGGCCGTCGTGGCGACCCGCTGCTGTCCAACACGGGAGACTTTGCTGCTACAGGTTTCCTTTTACTACCGTGCATTGATAGTTACTTAGCAGCAGCTGGACTAAGTCACAGCAGATAAGATAAGGCGttccttttcctccccaaatGCTCCATGCTTTTCATAAAGTAAGCTGGATCTGTGTGAGAACATACCAATTGCCTGTGGATGTTTTGTGTTTCATATTTTATATGTTTCTagaccctgctgctgccctcaaaGGCCATGGAGAAGAGGTTGGAAGCCAAGTTCAGCATTAGCGCCCGATTTCTGTCACGATACTGCCTGGGAAAACCTGCAAGGGAGCTGAGAAGTCTGCAGTTGTTCTACCTGTGCGCTTGCCTGTGTGCCTTGTGCTCCTCAGCAGG
Protein-coding regions in this window:
- the NCDN gene encoding neurochondrin, yielding MASGSGDGNAALRRCLGVLRDARNDSEQFAALLLVTKAVRAGEVDAKTRRQIFDAIGFTFPNRLLASRQPPAGCPDHTFRALGLTLLACFCTDPELAGHSQILNKIPTFNDVLVSPCDPDSTSMIDDVYQCLSAVLATARGPRELVTKGTVSALCQAYVNCGYGSDRALTLLLGLLAIAEAKCWQRDAPHLLAVLSKLSDDFLKSEDITKFELCEVLPHFIPLSPPLSQDSQGSECLHRLYKGLANVLASKLSQSQRDPALKLAACLVQACGSEWIPAGSDGSKFLALLVNLACVEVRLTLEEPDPLEVEGKKEVVTACYVLIEMGIQECLREEKPLLEGVQKMQLMRIMEEAFGAVIFYLRQVKEEELQDPFIFASVRVLGAWMAEETSSLKQEICELLPFLVHYAKKLFQEGSPTASLPQPELVSTEGSALPPDALRFLLPGFCHLTAEDRPRDILVSEGAPALLCEYFLHQWGVLTSKPGSLAPLTSAEMSLQTTCGIFLNLVVTAPDLIRRDKTFSSLMDVLLKSLPLLLPQKDHLVLTANVATLGLMMVRILASSAVLQGTPSAKEFFGAALQFLSQAHAAQAEPGGGWAVAVSPAYASAWADVGELWFLGMQALAGCVPLLPWLPQALLQGWLQDLSHLLTRVAPASLDFELVAAFQGVLVELARASASGRAAILAHHGREWANLCGMAALEQCLSEP